The genomic segment GCGCACACCCTTACCGGCCGGTGCCGGACCGGCGACGCGGGGAGTCCTTCTCGCGCTGGTCGTCCTGTTTTGTCTCGGCCCGGTCCTGTGGCAGGTCATCACCTCGGTAAAACCGGACGCCGATCTCCTCCGGCTGCCTCCGCTCCTGCCGGAGCATCCGACCTCAGTCCATTATCGTCTGGTGCTGGGCCATTCGCAGTTGGACAGGAACCTGCTCAACAGCGCGATCGTGGCCGCGAGCGCGACGGCCCTCGCCGTGGGACTCGGCGCCTTGTGCGCCTTCGCGGTGGCCCGACTGCCGATCAAGGGAAAGCCGGCCGTCCTCGGGCTCGCCCTCTCGATCTCGATGTTCCCGCCCATCGCGGCGATCAGCCCGTTGTACCTGCTGGTGCGGGAACTGGGGCTCCGGGACACGCTGACGGCGCTGATTCTGACTCACACCGCCTTCGCCCTGCCGTTGGCCGTGTGGATACTGGCCGGCGTCTTCCGGCAGATTCCGGTGGAACTCTATTGGGCCGCCCGCGTGGATGGATGCGGCCCCGTGCGCGCTTTGGTCTCGGTCATCCTGCCGCCGGCGCTGCCGGGCGTGGCGGTGGCGGGGCTGCTCGTGTTCATCTATTCCTGGAACGAGTTCATGTTCGCCCTGACGCTCTCCGCAACCGACGCTTCGCGCACGGCGCCGGTCGCCATCGCGCTGTTCCCCGGCCTGCACGAAACGCCGTGGGGCGAGATGGCCGCCGCCACCATCCTCGTCACGGCGCCCATCGTCCTGCTCGCGCTGGTCTTCCAGCGCCAGGTCGTGGCCGGTCTCACGGCGGGCAGCGTCAAGGGATGACCTCGC from the Nitrospirota bacterium genome contains:
- a CDS encoding carbohydrate ABC transporter permease, translating into MTTKIDWRTPLPAGAGPATRGVLLALVVLFCLGPVLWQVITSVKPDADLLRLPPLLPEHPTSVHYRLVLGHSQLDRNLLNSAIVAASATALAVGLGALCAFAVARLPIKGKPAVLGLALSISMFPPIAAISPLYLLVRELGLRDTLTALILTHTAFALPLAVWILAGVFRQIPVELYWAARVDGCGPVRALVSVILPPALPGVAVAGLLVFIYSWNEFMFALTLSATDASRTAPVAIALFPGLHETPWGEMAAATILVTAPIVLLALVFQRQVVAGLTAGSVKG